Proteins found in one Actinomycetota bacterium genomic segment:
- a CDS encoding glutaredoxin family protein: MTLTLGSGRRRRRVTVEVYTREGCRLCEEAEDRAAAEARGAIVRLIDIDQDPELQARYDIRVPVVVVDGREVAEGRLEPGVVRQAIRHARRGRWAEWRRA; this comes from the coding sequence ATGACGTTGACGCTGGGATCGGGAAGGCGCCGCCGCCGCGTCACGGTGGAGGTCTACACCCGCGAGGGGTGCCGGTTGTGCGAGGAGGCCGAGGATCGCGCCGCGGCGGAAGCCCGCGGCGCGATCGTCCGTCTGATCGACATCGACCAGGATCCTGAGCTGCAGGCCCGGTACGACATCCGGGTCCCCGTCGTGGTGGTCGACGGCCGCGAGGTGGCCGAGGGGCGCCTGGAGCCGGGTGTGGTCCGCCAGGCCATCCGCCACGCCCGCCGCGGCCGGTGGGCCGAGTGGCGACGGGCGTGA